From Asterias rubens chromosome 3, eAstRub1.3, whole genome shotgun sequence, the proteins below share one genomic window:
- the LOC117288188 gene encoding transmembrane protein 161B-like, whose amino-acid sequence MALFGAQLILTIIAASILQKFTPYHSLAEWLLARGNLVRYMYPKDEELRKLAGITVSKARHRKNRSDHRRPNLLENTEDKSFTVPKSIELELRTRIIEPFHVVVLRFYDEYRWLVDFSVMAVIVYCITEAGLHTVGELNLSLIWLLMVTGFALHVLISLTALYFSSEEDGERSLCITFGFFFVLVAMGVLIVPEEILDFGLDEAYTNFTSGAMEFLKQQDLQFSGPISKIAFKSLLGIVAALLGALLAFPGLRIAKMHVDSIKFAVNRPFMQILLHTSFLFPMFISLMWVRPIARDYLCRVAPGKTEPIMSDTTFDLVRMSLVPMLCILRVLLMTHYLQSYLNIAKEKVEKLKMEAGRINSLELQKSVVRVFYYLCVVTLQYIAPMLILLSFTCLLKSLGGYSTGLFEVSSGNTTTIPHKPSPTAPSNQAVTEGAEHFKVALESLRNVFSPIFFRGIFSFLTWWTSSAWFITSLFGIAYHMYFTDP is encoded by the exons ATG GCGTTGTTTGGTGCCCAGTTAATCCTGACCATCATTGCAGCCAGCATCCTGCAGAAATTCACCCCCTATCACTCACTGGCGGAATGGCTTCTTGCAAGGGG GAACCTTGTACGCTACATGTACCCCAAAGACGAAGAGTTACGTAAACTTGCTGGAATAACCGTCAGTAAAGCACGACATCGCAAAAACAG ATCCGACCATCGACGACCCAACTTGCTGGAGAATACTGAGGACAAGTCCTTCACCGTCCCGAAGAGCATTGAATTAGAGCTACGTACCCGCATCATCGAGCCATTTCACGTTGTCGTGCTGCGATTCTACGATGAGTATAGATGGCTCGTAGATTTCTCCGTTATGGCCGTGATCGTTTATTGTATCACAGAAGCAGGGCTTCACACAGTAGGAGAGCTAAACCTGAGTCTGATTTGGCTGTTGATGGTGACGGGCTTCGCACT TCACGTTCTCATCTCGCTGACAGCGTTGTACTTCTCTAGCGAGGAGGACGGGGAGAGGTCACTCTGCATAACGTTTGGATTCTTCTTTGTTCTCGTTGCAATGGGAGTCCTCATCGTCCCTGAAGAGATTCTAGACTTTGGACTGGATGAAG CTTATACAAACTTCACCTCCGGGGCAATGGAATTCTTGAAACAACAAGATCTTCAATTTAGCGGTCCCATCTCAAAAATTGCCTTCAAGTCGTTACTGGGAATCGTAGCTGCACTGCTTGGTGCCTTACTGGCGTTTCCCGGCTTACGGATCGCTAAGATGCATGTGGACTCTATCAAGTTTGCTGTTAATCGACCATTTATGCA GATTTTACTTCACACAAGTTTTCTATTTCCGATGTTCATTTCACTGATGTGGGTACGACCAATCGCAAGAGACTATTTATGTAGAGTAGCCCCCGGCAAGACTGAACCCAT TATGAGTGATACGACCTTTGACCTAGTGCGAATGTCACTGGTGCCCATGCTGTGTATACTACGCGTGCTGTTAATGACACACTACCTGCAGTCCTACCTGAACATTGCAAAAGAGAAAGTGGAGAAATTAAAGATGGAGGCGGGAAGGATCAACAGTTTAGAACTCCAAAAAAGT GTTGTACGAGTCTTCTATTACTTATGTGTGGTGACTTTGCAATACATCGCACCCATGCTTATTCTTCTTAGTTTTACCTGTCTACTAAAATCACTCG GAGGTTACTCCACGGGCCTTTTTGAGGTGTCTTCAGGAAACACCACCACTATCCCCCACAAGCCTTCACCGACCGCCCCATCGAATCAAGCTGTCACCGAGGGTGCAGAACATTTCAAGGTGGCCCTAGAGAGCCTAAGGAATGTCTTTTCTCCCATTTTCTTCCGGGGGATCTTTTCATTTCTGACGTGGTGGACGAGTTCGGCGTGGTTCATCACAAGCCTGTTCGGGATTGCGTATCACATGTACTTCACGGACCCATGA